In a single window of the Zea mays cultivar B73 chromosome 5, Zm-B73-REFERENCE-NAM-5.0, whole genome shotgun sequence genome:
- the sbp1 gene encoding SBP-domain protein 1 isoform X1 translates to MQRVMSSLSLSFPLPSTQPFLTTHKGHHCFTLTRTRIARSLSVSAPPASCTHIHSESIVAVASRMMMNTNAMSPTASTDADFSFGPLQPYVGFDVAGMGMPSVVVERSSSLLQHNTSSSSHNNNLGLYDSFDFAAAAGLPFQESGLLPPASLPLAPSPQSMAAMAMPPSSLLLTLPGVPAAADVVYNPFGGGGAGGFLKREDGGPLVDAAGGGGRIGLNLGRRTYFSPADVLAVDRLLTRSRLAGGGVGVGLGMGLGMGVLGLGAAHHQQPPPRCQAEGCKADLSAAKHYHRRHKVCEYHAKASAVAAAGKQQRFCQQCSRFHVLAEFDEAKRSCRKRLTEHNRRRRKPSSAQDEDSSPPPPKKLDTCITNTASYNDDLKSASNTAAAAISPNGSGVSCLDVMDNGQTSSAAAPTALSLAAPPPPPLHEKDGSLDSMLMQRVLQGRREDDDDEQRRHFITSLVMQTTQQQHSGGGGAGNILSCSSVSDQHNGGGCNGFFEVDFI, encoded by the exons ATGCAGAGAGTAATGTCGTCTCTTTCCCTGTCTTTCCCACTGCCTTCAACTCAGCCCTTTTTAACCACCCACAAAGGCCACCACTGCTTCACACTCACACGCACACGTATAGCTCGATCGCTCTCTGTGTCCGCTCCTCCTGCCTCCTGCACACACATACACTCAGAGAGCATAGTAGCAGTAGCCAGTAGgatgatgatgaacaccaacgcgATGTCGCCGACAGCAAGTACCGACGCCGACTTCTCGTTCGGCCCCTTGCAGCCCTACGTCGGCTTCGACGTCGCCGGCATGGGCATGCCCAGCGTCGTCGTCGAGAGGTCGTCGTCGCTACTGCAGCAcaacaccagcagcagcagccacaacAACAACCTAGGGCTATACGACAGTTTCGACTTCGCGGCCGCCGCAGGGTTACCGTTCCAAGAATCTGGTCTCCTGCCCCCGGCGAGCCTGCCGCTGGCGCCGTCGCCGCAAAGCATGGCGGCCATGGCAATGCcaccgtcgtcgctgctgctgacgCTCCCAGGCGTGCCTGCGGCGGCGGATGTCGTCTATAACCCCTTTGGTGGCGGCGGCGCGGGAGGGTTCCTGAAGCGGGAGGACGGCGGCCCCCTCGTGGACGCTGCTGGAGGCGGCGGGAGGATCGGGCTGAACCTCGGGCGCCGCACCTACTTCTCCCCCGCGGACGTACTCGCCGTGGACCGGCTGCTGACGCGGTCGCGGCTGGCGGGTGGCGGCGTGGGCGTGGGCCTGGGTATGGGCCTCGGCATGGGCGTGCTGGGGCTCGGCGCCGCCCACCACCAGCAGCCGCCGCCGCGGTGCCAGGCCGAGGGCTGCAAGGCCGACCTCTCCGCCGCCAAGCACTACCACCGCCGCCACAAGGTCTGCGAGTACCACGCCAAGGCcagcgccgtcgccgccgccggcaAGCAGCAGCGTTTCTGCCAGCAGTGCAGcag GTTTCATGTGCTTGCTGAGTTTGATGAGGCCAAGAGGAGCTGCCGGAAGCGGCTCACCGAGCACAACCGCCGCCGCCGGAAGCCGAGCAGCGCACAGGACGAGGACTCGTCACCGCCACCACCCAAGAAACTGGATACTTGCATAACTAATACTGCCTCTTACAATGATGATCTCAAGA GCGCGAGCAACACGGCAGCTGCGGCCATCTCGCCGAACGGCAGCGGCGTCAGCTGCCTAGACGTCATGGACAACGGCCAGACGAGCAGCGCAGCGGCGCCGACGGCTCTGTCTTTGgccgccccgccgccgccgccgctgcacgAGAAGGACGGCAGTCTCGACTCGATGCTGATGCAGCGGGTCCTGCAGGGCCGAcgggaggacgacgacgacgaacagCGTCGCCACTTCATCACCTCGCTTGTGATGCAGACGACCCAGCAGCAgcacagcggcggcggcggcgccggcaaCATCTTGTCGTGCTCGTCGGTATCAGATCAGCACAACGGCGGCGGCTGCAACGGTTTCTTTGAGGTGGACTTCATCTAG
- the sbp1 gene encoding SBP-domain protein 1, with protein sequence MMMNTNAMSPTASTDADFSFGPLQPYVGFDVAGMGMPSVVVERSSSLLQHNTSSSSHNNNLGLYDSFDFAAAAGLPFQESGLLPPASLPLAPSPQSMAAMAMPPSSLLLTLPGVPAAADVVYNPFGGGGAGGFLKREDGGPLVDAAGGGGRIGLNLGRRTYFSPADVLAVDRLLTRSRLAGGGVGVGLGMGLGMGVLGLGAAHHQQPPPRCQAEGCKADLSAAKHYHRRHKVCEYHAKASAVAAAGKQQRFCQQCSRFHVLAEFDEAKRSCRKRLTEHNRRRRKPSSAQDEDSSPPPPKKLDTCITNTASYNDDLKTGASNTAAAAISPNGSGVSCLDVMDNGQTSSAAAPTALSLAAPPPPPLHEKDGSLDSMLMQRVLQGRREDDDDEQRRHFITSLVMQTTQQQHSGGGGAGNILSCSSVSDQHNGGGCNGFFEVDFI encoded by the exons atgatgatgaacaccaacgcgATGTCGCCGACAGCAAGTACCGACGCCGACTTCTCGTTCGGCCCCTTGCAGCCCTACGTCGGCTTCGACGTCGCCGGCATGGGCATGCCCAGCGTCGTCGTCGAGAGGTCGTCGTCGCTACTGCAGCAcaacaccagcagcagcagccacaacAACAACCTAGGGCTATACGACAGTTTCGACTTCGCGGCCGCCGCAGGGTTACCGTTCCAAGAATCTGGTCTCCTGCCCCCGGCGAGCCTGCCGCTGGCGCCGTCGCCGCAAAGCATGGCGGCCATGGCAATGCcaccgtcgtcgctgctgctgacgCTCCCAGGCGTGCCTGCGGCGGCGGATGTCGTCTATAACCCCTTTGGTGGCGGCGGCGCGGGAGGGTTCCTGAAGCGGGAGGACGGCGGCCCCCTCGTGGACGCTGCTGGAGGCGGCGGGAGGATCGGGCTGAACCTCGGGCGCCGCACCTACTTCTCCCCCGCGGACGTACTCGCCGTGGACCGGCTGCTGACGCGGTCGCGGCTGGCGGGTGGCGGCGTGGGCGTGGGCCTGGGTATGGGCCTCGGCATGGGCGTGCTGGGGCTCGGCGCCGCCCACCACCAGCAGCCGCCGCCGCGGTGCCAGGCCGAGGGCTGCAAGGCCGACCTCTCCGCCGCCAAGCACTACCACCGCCGCCACAAGGTCTGCGAGTACCACGCCAAGGCcagcgccgtcgccgccgccggcaAGCAGCAGCGTTTCTGCCAGCAGTGCAGcag GTTTCATGTGCTTGCTGAGTTTGATGAGGCCAAGAGGAGCTGCCGGAAGCGGCTCACCGAGCACAACCGCCGCCGCCGGAAGCCGAGCAGCGCACAGGACGAGGACTCGTCACCGCCACCACCCAAGAAACTGGATACTTGCATAACTAATACTGCCTCTTACAATGATGATCTCAAGA CAGGCGCGAGCAACACGGCAGCTGCGGCCATCTCGCCGAACGGCAGCGGCGTCAGCTGCCTAGACGTCATGGACAACGGCCAGACGAGCAGCGCAGCGGCGCCGACGGCTCTGTCTTTGgccgccccgccgccgccgccgctgcacgAGAAGGACGGCAGTCTCGACTCGATGCTGATGCAGCGGGTCCTGCAGGGCCGAcgggaggacgacgacgacgaacagCGTCGCCACTTCATCACCTCGCTTGTGATGCAGACGACCCAGCAGCAgcacagcggcggcggcggcgccggcaaCATCTTGTCGTGCTCGTCGGTATCAGATCAGCACAACGGCGGCGGCTGCAACGGTTTCTTTGAGGTGGACTTCATCTAG